A region of Polynucleobacter sp. JS-Mosq-20-D10 DNA encodes the following proteins:
- the yihA gene encoding ribosome biogenesis GTP-binding protein YihA/YsxC, giving the protein MSKLFQARFATTVNDTHCLPATPLREVAFAGRSNAGKSSAINVLCNQKRLAFASKTPGRTQHINYFGLFAKDDLLAYLVDLPGYGYAAVNHETKYHWNALLSDYLQEREQLVGMVLIVDSRRGITELDEQMIQWFVPTGKPIHILLSKCDKLNKSECKHALEAVRKQLQQYDPALPDGNGDSKKLTAQLFSSTKRIGLEEADNIVIQWLFAAETQEDEITS; this is encoded by the coding sequence ATGTCTAAACTCTTTCAAGCCCGCTTCGCGACCACAGTCAATGACACCCATTGTCTACCTGCCACTCCACTCCGAGAGGTAGCCTTTGCTGGGCGCTCAAATGCGGGTAAATCCAGCGCAATTAATGTGCTTTGTAACCAAAAACGCCTTGCTTTTGCCAGTAAAACACCTGGGCGTACCCAGCACATCAACTATTTTGGCCTTTTTGCAAAAGACGATCTTTTGGCCTATCTGGTGGATTTACCCGGGTATGGCTATGCTGCCGTCAATCATGAGACTAAATACCACTGGAATGCCCTTCTCAGCGATTATCTGCAAGAGCGGGAGCAACTGGTAGGCATGGTGCTGATTGTGGACTCTAGGCGGGGCATTACCGAACTGGACGAGCAAATGATTCAGTGGTTTGTCCCTACCGGTAAACCAATCCATATTTTGCTCAGTAAGTGCGACAAGCTCAATAAAAGTGAATGTAAGCATGCCTTAGAAGCGGTACGCAAACAATTACAACAATATGATCCAGCGCTACCTGATGGCAATGGTGATTCCAAGAAACTTACGGCACAATTATTCTCAAGCACCAAGCGCATTGGCCTTGAAGAGGCCGACAATATTGTTATTCAATGGTTATTTGCAGCGGAGACTCAAGAAGATGAAATCACAAGCTAA
- a CDS encoding cytochrome c, with protein sequence MRQTPQISKLTSLRAGFAVLSIFALSGLAPQAFAADPAPMAPAAEAKAAVPAKPKVDAAAGESLYNSGDATRGVVACITCHGPKGQSAVATWPKLSAQHAAYTAKQLKNFKEGTRVNAIMMGMSMPLNEQDMINIGTFLSQQAPSQGVSQSKDTIALGKSIYGGGIASKGVPACAGCHSPNGAGIPAQYPRQGGQWAEYSYNQLVNFREGTRKNSTQMTTIATKLSDQEMKAVSDYMAGLH encoded by the coding sequence ATGCGTCAAACCCCTCAAATCTCCAAATTAACTAGCTTACGTGCTGGCTTTGCAGTTCTGTCTATTTTCGCTCTAAGCGGTCTTGCGCCACAAGCTTTTGCTGCTGATCCAGCACCCATGGCTCCGGCTGCAGAGGCAAAGGCTGCGGTTCCAGCTAAGCCAAAGGTTGATGCGGCTGCTGGTGAATCACTCTATAACTCTGGAGATGCCACTCGCGGAGTTGTAGCCTGTATTACATGTCATGGCCCTAAAGGTCAGAGCGCTGTAGCCACTTGGCCCAAGTTGTCTGCTCAGCATGCTGCATACACAGCAAAACAGTTGAAGAATTTTAAAGAAGGCACCAGAGTGAATGCCATCATGATGGGCATGTCTATGCCTTTAAATGAGCAAGATATGATCAATATTGGCACTTTCCTGTCTCAGCAGGCTCCATCGCAAGGTGTCTCCCAAAGTAAAGATACTATTGCATTGGGTAAGAGTATTTATGGTGGCGGTATTGCATCAAAGGGTGTTCCAGCCTGTGCTGGCTGCCATAGTCCCAACGGTGCAGGCATTCCTGCGCAATATCCACGCCAAGGTGGACAGTGGGCTGAATATTCCTACAATCAGTTAGTCAATTTCCGTGAAGGTACTCGTAAAAATAGTACTCAGATGACAACAATTGCTACGAAACTTTCTGATCAAGAGATGAAAGCTGTTTCTGATTA